In Nicotiana tabacum cultivar K326 chromosome 19, ASM71507v2, whole genome shotgun sequence, one DNA window encodes the following:
- the LOC142173736 gene encoding uncharacterized protein LOC142173736 — protein MFFDGAVNAKGVGIGAILISPTGQHYPATARLRFLYKNNTAEYEACIMGMNMACIMGMNMEVDLDVQELLIMGDSYLIFRQAQGEWETRDIKLIPYRQHVEDLSKQFKFVEFKYIPRFHNDLADALTTLASMLPYPGNTHIDPLEIQVRQRHRYCNAIEMEPDGEP, from the coding sequence atgttctttgatggggctgtgaATGCAAAAggcgtagggattggggcaattctGATTTCTCCAACAGGTCAGCACTATCCGGCCACGGCCCGACTTCGGTTCTTGTATAAAAACAAtactgccgagtatgaagcttgtatcatgggcatgaatatggcgTGCATCATGGGAATGAATATGGAGGTTGACCTGGATGTACAAGAGTTATTAATCATGGGGGATTCTTATTTAATTttccggcaagctcaaggcgagtgggaaacgCGAGACATAAAGCTTATCCCTTACagacaacatgtggaagatctcaGTAAACAGTTTAAGTTTGTCGAGTTCAAGTATATTCCTCGATTCCACAATGACCTAGCAGATGCACTAACTACTCTGGCCTCAATGCTGCCGTACCCAGGTAATACTCATATTGACCCGTTAGAAATTCAAGTTCGACAAAGGCATAGATATTGCAATGCAATTGAAATGGAACCAGATGGTGAGCCATAG